Proteins from a single region of Spartobacteria bacterium:
- a CDS encoding hybrid sensor histidine kinase/response regulator, translating to MKIRLKLLILEDEPNDATLEIAILEQAGYLCDWERVESRAAFTERLETQSYDVILSDYALPSFDGMAALAHVLQQHIDIPFIFVSGTYGEELAIESLKAGATDYVLKNRMERLVPVVARALKEHTDLLERQRAENELRQYKTIVSNAADLLALIDCSYIFLAANAAYLRHIHKKSEDVIGHSVSEVFGEHFFKTFLQSPIAVCMKGEEVRYQDWIDFPSVGRRYMDVIYSPYKGEKNVVSGTVVCARDISDRKRAEEEHVRLMAAIEQAAEEILITDAAGCIVYVNPAFELVTGFSRQEVLGKNPRFLKSGKQKSAFYDNMWRTLLKGETWTGRFINKNKDGMLFTEDATISPVRDNHGVTVNYVAVKRDISQEICMEEQLRQALKMEAVGQLAGGIAHDFNNILQAILGYGDIAMARLKQDDKTLDYVKEMIKAGKRAALLVGQLLAFSRRQVLRMESLNLNDTVSELMKMIGRVIGEHISLEYALSPDIAIVSADRGQTEQIVINLCVNARDAMPDGGTICIQTKNIHLDDMYCAMHTGARQGDYVQLSITDTGSGMDQSITDQIFEPFFTTKEVGRGTGLGLATVYGLVKQHNGLIEVYSELNKGTTFKIYLPIVEHVSSVAHTEKKKKIQGGTETILLAEDDEIVRGVCLHMLLKAGYKVLPAADGEDALHVFKAHSDEIDLAMLDVVMPRMGGSAVYDQMMKIRPTLKVVFTSGYNADAIHSNFVLNDRITLITKPYMRDDLLVKIREVLDNPGDGQPI from the coding sequence ATGAAAATCCGGTTAAAGCTCCTTATTTTAGAAGACGAGCCCAATGACGCGACACTCGAGATCGCCATATTGGAACAGGCGGGATATTTATGTGATTGGGAGCGCGTTGAATCCCGTGCGGCGTTCACGGAACGGCTGGAGACGCAGTCCTATGATGTCATTCTTTCTGATTATGCCCTTCCCAGCTTCGACGGCATGGCTGCGCTTGCTCATGTTTTGCAGCAGCACATTGATATTCCCTTTATTTTTGTATCCGGAACCTACGGGGAGGAACTGGCCATCGAAAGCCTGAAAGCTGGTGCTACGGATTATGTGCTGAAAAATCGTATGGAACGCCTCGTTCCTGTGGTCGCTCGTGCACTCAAAGAACATACGGATCTTCTTGAGCGTCAACGCGCCGAGAATGAACTGCGGCAATACAAAACCATTGTATCCAATGCGGCCGACCTGCTGGCTCTCATTGATTGCAGTTACATTTTTCTCGCGGCGAATGCGGCATATCTCAGGCATATCCACAAAAAGTCGGAAGACGTCATAGGGCATAGTGTTTCCGAGGTGTTTGGCGAACATTTCTTTAAAACATTCCTGCAATCACCCATTGCTGTCTGCATGAAGGGCGAGGAAGTCCGCTACCAGGACTGGATTGATTTTCCATCCGTGGGAAGGAGGTATATGGATGTAATTTACTCTCCCTACAAAGGGGAAAAGAATGTTGTTTCAGGAACCGTTGTCTGCGCGCGGGATATTTCAGATAGAAAAAGGGCGGAGGAAGAACATGTCCGTCTGATGGCCGCCATCGAACAGGCGGCGGAGGAAATTCTCATTACCGATGCGGCAGGATGTATTGTTTATGTCAATCCAGCCTTTGAACTGGTAACCGGCTTTTCACGGCAGGAGGTTCTCGGAAAAAATCCGCGTTTTCTCAAGAGCGGTAAACAGAAATCAGCCTTTTACGATAATATGTGGCGCACCCTGTTGAAAGGCGAAACCTGGACCGGACGATTTATCAACAAAAACAAGGACGGAATGCTCTTTACGGAAGATGCGACCATTTCACCTGTCCGTGATAACCATGGTGTAACCGTCAATTATGTGGCTGTTAAACGGGATATCTCGCAGGAAATATGCATGGAGGAACAATTGCGGCAGGCTCTGAAAATGGAGGCAGTCGGCCAGCTGGCAGGCGGCATTGCTCACGATTTTAATAATATTCTGCAAGCCATTCTTGGTTATGGTGATATCGCCATGGCACGACTGAAACAGGACGATAAAACGCTGGATTATGTCAAAGAAATGATCAAAGCAGGAAAACGGGCTGCCCTCCTCGTCGGGCAACTGCTGGCTTTCAGCCGCCGTCAGGTGCTGCGGATGGAATCGCTGAATTTGAATGACACGGTTTCCGAGCTTATGAAAATGATCGGCCGGGTCATCGGTGAACATATTTCCCTGGAATATGCCCTTTCACCGGATATAGCGATTGTCAGTGCAGACCGAGGTCAGACAGAACAGATCGTGATTAATCTGTGCGTCAATGCACGCGATGCGATGCCAGACGGCGGAACCATCTGCATCCAAACGAAAAATATCCATCTCGATGACATGTACTGCGCCATGCATACCGGTGCACGCCAGGGAGACTATGTCCAGTTGAGTATCACCGACACCGGATCCGGTATGGATCAATCGATAACAGATCAAATATTTGAACCGTTTTTTACCACCAAAGAAGTGGGCCGAGGTACCGGGCTTGGTCTGGCAACGGTTTACGGACTGGTCAAACAGCACAACGGGTTGATCGAAGTGTATAGCGAATTGAATAAAGGCACCACGTTCAAAATATACCTGCCCATAGTGGAACACGTATCATCAGTAGCGCATACAGAGAAAAAAAAGAAAATTCAGGGGGGAACCGAAACCATCCTGCTGGCCGAGGATGATGAAATTGTGCGTGGCGTATGTCTGCACATGCTGCTTAAGGCCGGCTACAAAGTACTGCCCGCAGCAGATGGCGAGGATGCTTTACACGTGTTTAAAGCGCATTCAGATGAAATAGATTTGGCCATGCTTGATGTTGTGATGCCGCGCATGGGAGGAAGCGCAGTGTATGATCAAATGATGAAAATCCGACCCACTCTGAAGGTGGTCTTTACCAGTGGCTATAACGCCGATGCCATTCATTCAAATTTTGTGCTTAACGACCGCATTACTCTGATAACAAAACCCTACATGCGTGACGACTTGCTTGTAAAAATCCGTGAAGTGCTCGACAACCCCGGCGACGGACAGCCGATCTAA
- a CDS encoding serine acetyltransferase, which yields MPLYCGDDEDRPESVLGTGPNAVHVIDSLKIIIDVMLPGKMTPGEIQQDELSIFFMRRLSQAWRILRPELERAIPFRWKGGAVKMGCMEPRDTEQHVAKEAVRVLDAFIDTLPEVRRKLILDIKAAFDGDPAALTYAEVQLAYPGLQAIVSHRIAHVLYKLDVPIIPRIMSEWTHSQTGVDIHAGAEIGHGFFIDHATGVVIGETSIIGNNVKIYQGVTLGARSFPLDEQGRPVKHIRRHPRVEDNVVIYANATILGGDTVIGKGATIGGNVFLMESVPANSFVVNDHPSLKIKNKSG from the coding sequence ATGCCGCTTTATTGCGGAGATGACGAAGACCGGCCGGAGAGTGTTCTCGGGACAGGTCCCAATGCCGTGCACGTCATCGACTCGTTAAAAATCATTATTGATGTGATGCTTCCGGGAAAAATGACGCCGGGGGAAATTCAGCAGGATGAATTGAGCATCTTTTTCATGCGGCGGCTAAGTCAGGCTTGGCGGATCCTTCGTCCCGAACTGGAGCGGGCCATTCCTTTTCGCTGGAAGGGCGGGGCGGTAAAGATGGGATGCATGGAGCCTCGAGACACGGAACAGCATGTGGCGAAAGAGGCGGTACGAGTGCTGGATGCTTTTATAGACACCCTTCCTGAGGTGCGCAGAAAACTGATTTTGGATATTAAGGCGGCGTTTGACGGTGATCCGGCGGCTCTGACATATGCCGAGGTGCAGTTAGCTTATCCCGGATTGCAGGCCATTGTTTCACATCGCATAGCGCATGTGCTGTATAAGCTGGATGTGCCGATCATCCCTCGTATTATGAGTGAATGGACGCATTCTCAGACGGGGGTGGATATTCATGCGGGCGCAGAGATCGGGCATGGATTTTTTATTGATCATGCGACGGGAGTTGTGATTGGAGAAACGAGTATTATCGGCAACAACGTAAAGATTTATCAGGGAGTCACGCTTGGTGCTCGAAGTTTTCCACTGGATGAGCAGGGCCGGCCGGTAAAACACATCCGTCGTCATCCACGGGTCGAAGATAACGTCGTTATTTATGCCAATGCGACGATTCTTGGCGGCGATACCGTCATCGGCAAAGGGGCAACCATAGGCGGGAATGTATTTCTGATGGAATCGGTTCCTGCAAACAGTTTTGTTGTGAATGACCATCCGAGTCTCAAAATTAAAAACAAGAGCGGCTAA